In the Herpetosiphon gulosus genome, one interval contains:
- a CDS encoding citrate synthase/methylcitrate synthase — translation MATETQVHVGLEGIVAAATRLSSVDGQAGELIIAGFPLERLAPFATFEETIFLLWNDHLPSQSELTELHQSLVSQRQLSALTLEVAQQLGREQADPMDALRAATATLTPLADEKATAQRIVAALPTIVAAYWRARNQAEFIEPRSDLSHAANYLWMLTGKEPSAEQVRALETYLNTVVDHGLNASTFTTRVIISTESDLVSAVTGAIGALKGPLHGGAPGPALDMVFEIGTADRAEEVLRAKLARGERLMGFGHRVYKVRDPRAEVLAGAADQLFANDGNRELYELVRHVEQTAIRLLEEHKPGRKLQTNVEFYTALLLHGIDFETDLFTPTFTISRAVGWIAHAFEQRTVGRIIRPQSIYTGDRNRTWVEVAER, via the coding sequence ATGGCGACTGAAACCCAAGTTCATGTAGGTTTGGAAGGGATCGTTGCGGCGGCAACGCGGCTCAGCAGTGTCGATGGCCAAGCTGGGGAATTAATTATTGCCGGCTTTCCCTTGGAGCGGTTGGCCCCGTTTGCTACCTTCGAGGAAACGATTTTTCTCTTGTGGAATGACCATTTACCAAGCCAAAGCGAACTAACTGAATTACACCAAAGCCTAGTTAGCCAGCGCCAATTATCAGCCCTTACATTAGAAGTTGCCCAACAACTTGGCCGCGAACAGGCAGATCCGATGGATGCGCTGCGGGCTGCCACCGCCACATTAACCCCATTGGCCGATGAAAAAGCTACGGCCCAACGAATCGTGGCCGCCTTGCCGACGATTGTGGCGGCCTACTGGCGAGCACGCAACCAAGCTGAATTTATTGAGCCACGTAGCGATTTAAGCCATGCTGCCAATTATTTGTGGATGTTGACTGGTAAAGAGCCAAGCGCCGAGCAAGTACGGGCACTCGAAACCTATCTCAACACCGTGGTTGACCATGGTCTGAATGCTTCGACCTTCACCACTCGCGTGATCATCTCGACTGAATCGGATTTGGTTTCAGCGGTGACTGGAGCAATTGGGGCGCTCAAAGGGCCGTTGCATGGCGGCGCACCTGGCCCAGCCTTAGATATGGTGTTTGAAATTGGCACAGCTGATCGTGCTGAGGAAGTGCTCCGCGCCAAGTTGGCACGCGGTGAGCGCTTGATGGGTTTTGGTCATCGCGTCTACAAAGTGCGCGATCCACGGGCCGAGGTTTTGGCAGGCGCAGCCGATCAACTCTTTGCCAACGATGGCAATCGTGAGTTGTATGAACTTGTGCGCCACGTTGAGCAAACCGCGATTCGACTGCTTGAAGAACACAAGCCAGGTCGCAAATTGCAAACTAACGTCGAGTTCTATACCGCCTTGCTGTTGCATGGCATCGACTTTGAAACCGACCTCTTCACCCCAACCTTCACGATCAGCCGCGCCGTCGGCTGGATTGCCCACGCCTTCGAGCAACGCACTGTTGGCCGGATCATTCGTCCACAATCGATTTACACTGGCGACCGCAATCGCACTTGGGTTGAGGTTGCTGAGCGCTAA
- the argB gene encoding acetylglutamate kinase → MRILKLGGNEIDDPTWLARLVAVIQTMVNVNDVPILVHGGGKEIGQLQVALGGEPQFVAGLRVTDQTALKAATMVLCGMVSTRLVAALNVVGVEALGLSGVDRNLVYATRLEHGAGDLGAVGKPARIRATVLFEALAADVVPVLAPLCADGVGGTLNVNADVFAGAIAAAVGADEAVFISNVPGVLIDGVVAPRLNTNDIQALIANGTISGGMIPKVESALSGLQAGVKIVRITNIDQLDAGTIIETA, encoded by the coding sequence ATGCGGATCTTGAAGCTTGGCGGCAATGAAATAGATGACCCAACCTGGCTGGCCCGTTTGGTCGCGGTGATCCAAACCATGGTCAATGTCAACGATGTACCAATTTTGGTCCATGGCGGTGGCAAGGAAATTGGCCAATTGCAGGTAGCGCTTGGTGGTGAGCCGCAATTTGTGGCTGGCCTGCGCGTCACCGACCAAACCGCGCTCAAAGCGGCCACGATGGTGCTTTGTGGCATGGTCAGCACCCGTTTGGTTGCGGCCTTGAATGTAGTTGGCGTGGAAGCCCTTGGCTTGTCGGGGGTTGATCGCAACTTGGTGTATGCCACCCGCTTGGAGCATGGCGCTGGCGATTTGGGTGCAGTTGGCAAGCCAGCCCGCATTCGCGCCACGGTTTTATTTGAAGCCTTGGCAGCAGATGTTGTGCCTGTGCTAGCTCCCTTGTGTGCTGATGGCGTTGGCGGCACGCTGAATGTCAATGCTGATGTGTTTGCGGGAGCGATTGCTGCTGCTGTTGGAGCCGATGAAGCGGTGTTTATCTCGAATGTACCTGGGGTTTTGATTGATGGTGTGGTTGCGCCACGGCTCAACACCAACGATATTCAGGCATTAATCGCCAATGGCACAATCAGCGGCGGCATGATTCCCAAGGTCGAATCGGCCTTAAGCGGCTTGCAAGCTGGGGTGAAAATTGTGAGGATCACCAACATCGATCAGCTTGATGCTGGCACAATTATCGAGACTGCCTAA
- the argC gene encoding N-acetyl-gamma-glutamyl-phosphate reductase codes for MIRVGIFGVTGYAGYELARWLQRHPSASVVWAVSESSAGKRLAQVVPGPLDMPLLAANQVDWQAVDLIFTGLPHGVAAQTVAEARKHGVKAIDLSADLRLDNPAAYTRWYDHTHPHPELLNAPYGLPELNRAALVDVPAIANPGCYPTSVLLGLAPLLEQGWWQTGQTIIINAASGVSGAGRAPKQHLHFVEAHENYSPYNIGHTHRHVGEIEQELSKLANAPVNTIFAPHLLPTQRGILSTIYVPIQPELDLVSIHALYRQRYAAEPFVNVLDQGQLASLAHVVHTNDCAIGLTLAQPGMLIVTAAIDNLLKGASGQAIQNMNIMFGLPETTGLR; via the coding sequence ATGATTCGTGTTGGTATTTTTGGCGTGACGGGATACGCCGGATACGAACTAGCTCGCTGGTTGCAGCGCCACCCAAGCGCCAGCGTGGTTTGGGCTGTTTCCGAATCGTCGGCGGGCAAGCGCTTGGCGCAGGTTGTGCCTGGGCCACTTGATATGCCTTTGTTGGCTGCGAATCAGGTTGATTGGCAGGCAGTTGATCTAATTTTCACGGGGTTGCCGCATGGTGTCGCTGCCCAAACGGTGGCAGAGGCTCGCAAGCATGGTGTCAAAGCCATCGACCTCTCCGCCGACCTGCGACTGGACAACCCCGCCGCTTACACCCGCTGGTACGACCACACGCATCCCCACCCTGAACTTTTGAATGCTCCCTATGGCTTGCCTGAACTGAATCGCGCTGCATTGGTCGATGTGCCAGCAATTGCCAACCCAGGTTGCTACCCCACCAGTGTTTTACTTGGTTTAGCACCTTTGCTCGAACAAGGTTGGTGGCAAACTGGTCAAACCATCATCATCAATGCTGCTTCGGGCGTTTCGGGCGCTGGCCGCGCACCCAAACAGCACTTGCATTTTGTCGAGGCTCACGAAAATTATAGCCCCTACAACATTGGCCATACCCACCGTCATGTTGGCGAAATTGAGCAAGAATTGAGCAAGTTGGCAAACGCACCAGTTAACACGATTTTTGCACCACACCTCTTGCCGACCCAACGCGGTATTTTAAGCACAATCTATGTGCCAATTCAGCCAGAGCTAGATTTGGTCAGCATTCATGCGCTTTATCGCCAACGTTATGCTGCTGAGCCATTTGTTAATGTGCTCGATCAAGGTCAGTTGGCCAGTTTGGCCCATGTTGTGCATACCAACGATTGCGCAATTGGCTTGACGCTCGCTCAGCCTGGCATGTTGATCGTCACAGCGGCGATTGATAATTTGCTCAAGGGTGCTTCGGGTCAAGCAATTCAAAATATGAATATTATGTTTGGTTTGCCTGAAACCACGGGCTTGCGCTAG
- a CDS encoding citrate synthase family protein, which translates to MTRYLSAREVAEHLGISVPTVYAYVSRGLLHSEPAGAHAHRYLFDQVEQLKLRREGRRNPASVAAGALHWGTPVLDSAITLIDNQQVYYRGFDVRELASSASIEEVANLIWVGDRQQSQQLWADLPALNIPQLPDLPLLEQFVVALAIVGSNDHAAFDQRPQGLQRTAVRVVQLLISVAAKQPLQGPIVAQLAEAWQIPLHLQPLLNAALIVSADHELNVSSFTARCVASAGTTLYAVVSAGLAALGGVHHGKQSELSELLLDELLRSPDIYTALAQKLRLGQPIPGFGHPMYPNGDPRGKVLLDLIRQLAPQFSNDIDRIIQAVYELLGDHPTIDFGLAWVGRVLNLPLGSAMSLFALGRSVGWIGHALEQYSDARLIRPRARYTGERPNIIKI; encoded by the coding sequence ATGACGCGCTATTTGAGTGCTCGCGAAGTGGCCGAGCATTTGGGAATTAGTGTGCCAACCGTGTATGCCTATGTGAGCCGCGGGTTGTTGCACTCGGAGCCAGCCGGAGCGCATGCTCATCGCTATTTGTTCGATCAAGTTGAGCAATTGAAATTACGCCGCGAAGGTCGGCGCAATCCGGCCAGCGTGGCGGCTGGGGCATTGCATTGGGGCACGCCAGTGCTCGATTCAGCGATCACGCTGATCGATAATCAGCAGGTCTATTATCGTGGGTTTGATGTGCGCGAATTGGCCAGTAGTGCTAGCATCGAAGAGGTTGCCAACCTGATTTGGGTTGGTGATCGTCAGCAAAGCCAGCAATTATGGGCCGATTTGCCAGCGCTAAACATTCCACAGTTGCCTGATCTGCCGTTGCTTGAGCAATTTGTCGTGGCTTTAGCAATCGTTGGCAGCAACGATCATGCCGCTTTCGATCAACGCCCGCAAGGTTTGCAACGCACGGCGGTGCGGGTGGTGCAATTGCTGATCAGCGTGGCCGCCAAGCAACCTTTGCAAGGACCAATCGTGGCCCAGCTCGCCGAGGCTTGGCAGATTCCGCTACATTTACAGCCTTTGCTCAATGCTGCGCTGATTGTCAGTGCTGATCATGAACTCAACGTTTCATCGTTCACTGCTCGCTGCGTGGCTTCGGCGGGCACAACCTTGTATGCTGTGGTTAGTGCAGGCTTGGCGGCGCTGGGCGGGGTGCATCATGGCAAGCAAAGCGAATTAAGCGAGCTACTGTTGGATGAGCTATTACGTAGCCCCGATATTTATACGGCGTTGGCCCAAAAGTTGCGCTTAGGCCAGCCGATTCCTGGCTTTGGCCACCCAATGTATCCCAACGGCGACCCACGCGGCAAGGTGTTGCTCGATCTGATTCGTCAATTAGCGCCGCAATTTAGCAACGATATTGATCGCATTATCCAAGCCGTTTATGAATTATTGGGCGATCATCCGACGATCGATTTTGGCTTGGCGTGGGTCGGGCGGGTGCTGAATTTGCCCTTGGGCAGCGCAATGAGCCTATTTGCCCTAGGCCGCAGCGTCGGCTGGATTGGCCATGCCTTGGAGCAATATAGCGATGCACGGTTGATTCGGCCCCGTGCTCGCTACACGGGCGAACGGCCAAATATAATCAAGATTTAA